The sequence below is a genomic window from Tubulanus polymorphus chromosome 1, tnTubPoly1.2, whole genome shotgun sequence.
taggaagGATCTATGTATTACACATGTAAACTGTGTATTCTTTAAATATACTTTTTAGcatttagaataaaatatcTTCATTTGTTGTAGAAAATCTATTCGTTTTTATTGAATGGTCTTTTTACCCCTTTGAATGTCCTGTATCCAATTGTGACTTCATTCCAAAAGTGGTCCTTCCtagagttgttagattggctataacTGAGATGGTTTTGAATGTAAGCCATGAGTGTTTAATAGTGGACTTGGACCGACGTGACTTCTCTGTTGAAAGTCGACTCTGAAGGTGAAATATTGGAAACAAGCCGGACAACTGCGGAAACGGATCTTAAGTAAGTAACTACTCTGTCgacagaaaaataaatcaacaacCAGCTTTTATCTTGTAAAAAGTGTGTATTTCTCTACAAAAATACTCAAATTGGCAACTGATTTGAAATGCAAAACATCGTGATTAATTCAGCGGATGACAACAGTTTAATGAAGAGGCATTGTTAATATAATCAATGACAACTACCGTGAGCGCAGCAGCTGTGAACGTGTGATGTGGATGATGATACAGAACTGTTATTTGGTTTTAATGATTTCTTCACAATCGCTTTACTGAGAATTTCATACGTACATGCAATATCATAAACAAAATCTTCAGGTGAAATTTCGTCGACTTTGTAGCTGAAAATAACACAACAGAACAATCAGAAATATTCCAACAGATATGGTAAGACCTCACTACagttctgggcccagtttcgcAAAAACGATTAAagcttaaatcgatttaagataaactgaattaatgaagaaattaaatcgatttaagagttaaacctttttgtgaaactgggccctgggtaAAGTcacacagtcgtgacttaagtccaaaattggtcttaaatcttaagattggtcttaagttgttagattggctttagaactgagacggtcttagactggtcttaagtctaagccatgactatgcaactggccccatgTCATTAATATCCCAAATCTCCCAGGGGTTAATCATGGAGaagttttatgaaaatatggGTTAACGAATTTTGGTTGCAAGCGTTCAATATGGGAGGTGTTTGTTGTGGAGGAGAGGCATTTGTTTATATGATTGAATTATCTTATTGTAttatgtttgaaaattgattcataACAAACTTACTTCAGTTTTTCCTTGAAGAATTTCAGCCCATCTGGATTATGTTTGAATGTAGTTAACATGACTTTCTTCATCTGTGttctaaaaatagaataaagCCACGATGAAGCATTGAAGAAAATGCTAGAAATGGATCATTAGTTAGTTTCATGTCAACAACTTACTTATGAGCTAATAATTCCAGAATAAGCATCAAAAATTTACCGAGTCCTTTACCGCGAAATGATTTCTCCAGCTGAATTTCATAGCTGAAATTACAATAAATTACCAGCATTTTATTCATATCGAAGGAGGTCATGCTCATTACTGCTGAATAGGGGTGTTAGGTTGACTGACCAGTAGAGCACCTCGTCCCCCTCTTCTAGATCGAATCTAAAATGGACAAATCCGACCGGTTTATCTTCACTCCTCGCTATTAAATACCACGCTTTGTCTTCGGTCATTTCTTCATATTTCTCTTTATCTTTCCAGCCCCATTCACTATCTTCATATCTATAAATATACAATACAgttaaatatcattttcagCTCTCGGCTTCGCAGTGTCGTCGCTAAAATTGAGTCTAGGATTTCAGATATCAGAAATGAATTGCAACTCTGTCCGAGTGCAGTAGAATTGAGATCTGTTCATGAAATattcagtttttttccagatgaAATAATGCTTATTTCTAACAACTTACAAAGATTGCATGttatcttttaataatttaaatgcCCATTGAACGTCATCTTTACTCAAATCACAAACTTTTTTACTTTCTATCGAAACCTGTAACCTGTAAATATATATCGTGTCATTTTTACCAAAAGgtagaaatttatttcaacaattGAAACTTCAAAGATGTCGGCGATTGACTTACTCATTCCTCTCGTATTTCTTGAAAGGGAGGAAGAATTTCATGGGATCATCGATCTGTAAAATGAACaatgattacaaattctattcaAAAGATTCAGCAATGATTCCTGAAGCTGATCGAGTATAGTATTTTACCTGATTGGCGTCATCTACTATTTTCAAGGATGCCTGTAATTTCGCATTTTCCTGTTTTGTAAGACATTTAAAGATTAATTTAAACAAGGTTTTATCATCGATCGggtatatttatattatacacgTTATTTCTACCTCTTTTCGTTTTAATTTTCGTTCCTTTCCTTTCGTAGATTTTCGctgtaaaacaataaaaacaaactttgaAAGATTGAATTGGTTTCGTAAATCGAAGGAAAATGCCGTTTAAATTTAGTTCCGATCAATTATGTCACTAATAAGATATCAATCAGTTTGAAAATCATCTCAACTTACACCCATGACTTTCTCTCAATCAATTAAACAATCTATCTGCAGCAAAAACAACTTCTTTTCCTgaataattaattcaatatagAGAGGGAAGCGGGCTCATAATTACTTTGGCAAGTGAGGAAAGGGCGGCTCCGTATCGCCGTGGTAAATGACcccgcatgccacagtaagaatATTGCGCGGGTGAGTTAGTTCATAAGTTCACCGCTAAATAAAtacatagaggcagcacctgACGGTGAAGATCTGATACAGGTCAAAATCCAATATGGCAGCGCCCATGAATTTGATAGTTGGTTCAGAAATTGGACTTTTAAAAGGTATTTCTACTAGTTCGTGCTACCTCGAAGGGCCTCAACCGTATCAGATTAAAGTTAAGAAAGGCCTTCATTATTAACTTAACTTCGAAAACGTTATTTAGagtttaaaatgattttttcatgtaacgaTCTCGTGTCCAATGAGTCGAGATTTAGTAGCGGTGGCAGCACCTGCCGGTTAAGTCAACGGTTCGGGGATCGACGCCGGTCTCAAAATTTCATCCATTTACCTTATTTTCAGGCATCAACGCACAGAAAAAGACTTTTCAAAATCTCAATGACATAAAACACGTAGAtagaaatcatgaaatatGTGTTATGTGCTGGGCTGATAGTGAACAAGATGAAGTATGTGGACGTGTGGTGACAGTTTCTGATTTCATTCTTTAGTTtacattattaaaataatGAGTTGTAGtggtaaaatatatctaaaaactGAATGATTATTGCAGGTGAATATAGGTTTAAAGAATCACACGGTGAAGACTTACTCTTGTGAGTCTGGTGTTTTAAACAATCAGTTTAAACTGGTAAATGTAGAAGGACGACTTCGCGGTTTGGCTCGAATTGAAAGGTAAATATTCTAATCTTATGAGAACTCGTGCCACCAGCTCtcccgctagatggcgtgcgTGAAGTCGGGATTCATTTAATActtgattccttgaaaactgaattaaataattgTTTCTATGACTTCGAATCTCTTTTAAGTATGAGAAATAACCATAAAACTCATTTTGGCAATGTTTACATTATGAGAAACTCATGTTTGtccaatatttctatttttgctCTTTTTGTTGCAGTGATTTTGTTACTTGTACTGAAAATGGACCGTTACAGCTTCAAAATAATACCGGGGATAAGAAGGTAAATCTCAAATTAActgattattcattaattgcatattcaaattaattcTCATCTTTCACCCATTGATTTTACAGTTAGAAATTACTGTGGGAGAAAATATTTGGTGCATGCAACAAAATTCATCGACTCCAAATCATATTGCGACTGGAGGCAAAGAGAATGATCTGAAAATATGGGATTTAGAGAAACCAGAACAGCCAATATTCAGAGCTAAAAATGTAAGTCAACATCATCCGGTTCCGCAGTTCAGCATCCAGTCCCACTGTTCAGCatccagtcccacagttcagcatccagtcccacagttcagcatccagtcccacagttcaGCATCCAGTCCCATTATTCATTTCGTaatatttaatttgttttaggTGAGAGATGATTGGTTATGTTTACGTGTTCCTATTTGGGTGATGGGTGCACAGTTTATACCTGATAGTGAGAAGATAGTTACTAGTACCGGACACCATCAGGTTTGTTATTATTCTATTAATTAAACAGATTTAACCTGTTGATTTTAACAGCATTTTGATGGcatgtttattttctatgaTAGGTTCGAGTATATGACCCTTCGACCCCACGGAGGAGACCTGTTATAGACATGCAGTACGACGAATATCCACTTACTGCAATGAGTCTCACGAGCAATTCAAAGTAATAACTATAATTCCTCTTGATtacatttcaaaaaagaaaaattaagatatttccaaaattgttgttaagatttgaatggattgaaaatgaattctagTCAAACTTAAACGATAACCGAGGAATTGGATCCCGagtttcaaatgatgttaacCTAATCCTTTATTCTACAGCCAGATAGTTGTTGGAAATACACAAGGAAGCATGGCATTATTAGATATAAGACAAGGTTTGTTCTCTTTTAAGATACTGACCTCAGAATCAATTCTATTTTATGAAGCAGTTCTAGATATGTCATATGTCATGTTTTCGTTGTAGGAAAAATGGTTCATAAATTCAAAGGATTTGCTGGTGGAATCCGGTGTATTAAATGTCACCCGACTCTTCCGTACATCGCTAGTTGTGGCCTCGATAGATTCCTCAGAATTCACGAGATGAACTCTAAAAAACTCATCAGAAAGGTGACTATATTTTAGCTATCGAAAATGAAGCGATTTTCAATGGATTTCATTTTAATTCGATAGTTTTCTTTTCCGATACAGATTTATCTAAAATCAAGATTGAATTCAATGGTGATGAAATCTGACAATTGGGGTAAATTACTGGACCAAAGCGAAATGTTAGAGGAGTCTAAGACAGATGAGAAGGAGGATGAAACGAGTAAATctactgatgatgatgaggaagCTGAGGATGATATTGACGATGAGAAGCTCTGGGATAATATGGAAGTTGTTACtgaaacaaacagaaaacGGAAATCGAATTTAGAAGCAAAAAGTGAAAATAGGACGAAATCATTACGGAAACGGAAAACTGCCAGTGAGTTCAATAACTTCAATCAACAttcatcatttatttacaCATATCTTTGATTTTTCATCCTCTATTTTTAGGTTAATTGTTGGAAGATGCATATTAAGTCTCAACTTGTAAAATAGATTCCAAATAAATGGATATTGTAAATTATAATCCAATAGAGGTGTTGTTGTGCGATATCTTCGGCGGGAGAGTTTTTAGATCCAGCGACATCAGAGGAGTGGGTATGCCTGGATTGAGTTGTTTCGACCGTTGTGAACAAGATCTACAACAAATAGTTGACTCCGACAAACTCTTTCACAATTAAtactttatttacaaataaatctttaaaaatatcacaaaaaaTCACAAAGAGATATTaagttattatcattattatgaaGAAACCAGCAGCAGTAGAACCACAAATTTAAATTCTCtgatattaatgaaatactaTTTTAAAGCATAAAATCTAGGATAATACAGGAAAAAATGTAAGGCTCACGACAGAAAcgaaatcaaatacattcgTTCTTTTTAATGCAGTTTGAATAATCTGTTAGAACTATGCATGTCGTCAACATATCTGAAATGGAAACAAAAGACAACACGATATAGAAACAATTAGACCAACAAATTTTGCTGTAAATAGCTGGTATTTCAATTGAGTTGAGGACCACCCAGGACATTATTCTAACCCTGAGTAAGAGTAGAGGGGCCAAAGAAGAACTTCAAGACTTGGAGGACTGAAACCCTGCCACCATCTGGGATTGAATCctatgaaccctggattgacttGACCAAACCCCTCCATGAAGTTAGAAATCTAAATCTACCTGGTCATTGGGCTATTGATGTGCGGGAATCTCGTAGTTGGTGGGAACGCTGACATCGACGGCGGTAAACCTTGACCAGTTCCCCAGCTAGGTGGCGCTGATTTCTGTGCGTGTCCTCTAGACGGATAGATTTGACGTAAAGTTGACCACTCCTCGCATCTCGTCGCCGGGCTCGATATATGTAGAGTTACCCCTCGGTCGTAAGCTCTTAATGAAGCGTCACTCGGTGGTATCCAGTATCCGGCTGGTCGGGGTAATGCCTCGAGCGGTGGAGCCAGCGGTTTATGTCTCGCTACTGGAGCTGTACTACGCAGATCTGTTGGAATGTACCTCTTATTCACCCAAACTGTATCACTGTGTTTTGGAGCCGCGTTATTTGATTCGTAATTGttcaatccatttttataACTCGAATATGCGTATTTATAAGCTCCAAAAGCGCCTAGACAGGAAGCAGCCATTTTGACGCTATTCAGTTGTCAATAGTAACTCAGGTGGCGCCAGCTGCTGGTCACTGTATACAAGGCACCAGCGGGCCACCACCGGCAAAGGCTGTAAAAGTGTTGGGAATACTTTGGAACTGACTCGGATCGAGTCATCCGTCGTGAACTGGCGTCAGTCACTACAGTGTGCGGAATAACAGTAACTGTTTTGTGGTACCGAATACCAAAACCCCTGAACTCATTCTTTGTGCGGACTACCATTGACTGGAACCATCTCCCCGAGGAAGTGATAAACGCTTCGTCGACTGAAGCCTTCAAACGGCGGCTCCAGTCTATCTAAGTGCAGTTAACCCTATATCCCTCTCTAACGAAAAACCAGAATCGGTTGCTGTTGGCGTTACTCATCAAGATCAAGATCAATATACtatcaaataattcaaaacttGCACGCGACGaattaaaacaaattcaagttcaaaaAAGCCTTTCCTAAAGTCCGTGAGTGCACTGAGCATCGTACAAGGGTTCCTGATTAAAATGCCCTGGATAAAAAAACAGGaacattgaatttgaatatgaatatgtcTCAGACAACGTTCCACGCCGCGGGCCAGCGCAGGTTTGACCCGATATCTCGATAACATTGTTCATTCTACGATTAGATTCACTGTACGTGTGACAGATTAATAGTAATTCTGCCGGACGTCTTTTCACATTCCGAGGATTAACTCTCAGTGTATAATGGGTGATGTAAACATATTTCTAAGTCTGCTCGCTGGATCTCTAGTGAAAGCAGCAATGATGATGTGGGCACAGGGACATCCGGTTCGTAAAAGGGACTGGGAGAAGGTCGGGACTGTGTCGGAACTGTTCGTGCATCCGTTAAAATCTGGACGAGGATGGAGTGTGACAGAGGCGCAAGTTGAGTCAATCGGACTGCGATATAACGGGGTTTTAGACAGGTAAACATTAACAATATCGAATCCGATGCGTCCGGGAGTTTTAAaacgatttatttcaatgtttcgacCGTTGTGAACAAGATCGGCGAAAAATTCATACTCTATTATGACAACTTCTCATTTCTCATGAATTGTTTTGTTATATTCAATCTTGTAGCCTGGTCAAATGGTTCGATTGACTGCACTCAAACAATATACATGTAGGCTAAGCAGTAAAGACGCTATCTTTACTACTCATGTACTTATCGGGTCGTCTTATGTACGGTTATTCCCAAGGGCATAGTTATCAGTTCtgattctaattttaaaacaatAGAACCAAATCTTAACTCTAGACATAAAGGCCACGAAACTGGTGTAAAATGTCTAGTCATGGTTTGACAGCCAAATATGACGCATTTATAAAATGCCCTCAGATAAACAATGCCTGCAAAAATGTCTGCGATTTAAAaactaatgaaaattaaaatggaATTTCTATAGCACGCGATATTCCATATCGAGATTAAGATAAAACGGTCCAAACGGTCTCTGAAATCAAACTTTCTAATTCTCTATTTTTTCCAATCATCAATAGGTTTTATTTGTTGACGAATTCTGAGTACAGACGTTTGAATATCCGCATGGAACCGACTATGGCTTTAATAGAAGCGAGTATACACGGCGATGACGTACATTTCGACGCACCAGGAATGAATACTTTAATTCTACCAAAACACATCAAACCaacaactgaaaatcaatttgaatgcACGTTagttcttttattttgattcttgTATTTGAATTAGAATTACATTAGTGTCCTCCATAAGAGGCTTATCTGCTTTATCCCATGTTAAGATCTGCGCTGTGCCCCTGATGCCAATTCTTGGAATGTTTATTTACGACGATTATTGCTTTGGAAAGTAGACTTTTACCGGTAATATTCGCATATTGGGAGATAAAAAGCCTTACGGTTAGCAGCCGCAATACTTAAGATTGAATGCAGCCCCGGTATTCCCTGCATTACAGTTTGGTCCTTATCGATATGCTGTTTATTTCTATAGTATAAAAGATAAACTACATCGTGGAATCGACTGTGGACTCGAGGCTGGATTATGGTTCTCCACGTATCTGAAAcgagaaaatttaaaattcataattccCGACAAAATGTTAAACGAAATTCGTCCGGTAAGATTTGACACCGAATGCTCACCAATGTAAATGTCCATATGTAAGGCGGCGGATGATTCGCTTTGAGAAACCACCAATGAAGTACCGTAAAGTACCGTATCTGAACTGATAAGTTACAAACCCTTGGTATTTGGCACTATTTACTGACGTACTGTATTTGTATAGTTGTAAGACTTTATAATttaatatatttcagtttagtaatttctattttatcaATCCTCAAATGGTTTTATGCCAATCATCGGTTGATGATTTGAACAGCAGATTAGAAAACTATGAAACAACTGTGAGAGAATTTAGACCTAATGTAGTAATTACTGGTCCATCAGCTTATAGCGAGGTATGTTTTATTGACATCCTCACTTGAATTTAATCCCACAATCAGATTTTGTTGTCCACGTTCGCTTCGTTTCTTCGTTTTGCTATTGTTTTTAGGATGATTGGGAGGAAATGCAGATAGGTGATATACATTACAAAATGACAGAACCTTGTCTTAGGTGAGATTAAGCGTCATCGAGAATTATTAATCGTCAGGAATTGGTTTGGGTTTGTAAGAAGTATTTAATGTACATTTGAAACAATTTCCAGATGTCTTATAACAACTGTCAAAGCTGAAACTGGTGTTAGAAATCCAACGATTGAACCTCTTAAAACATTAAGAAAGTGAGTAAAAAAGTGTTCAGTTCAGACCACTGCGCTAAGAGTTGTATTTTAACTAATCGCATTTATGATTGCAGATATAGAATGCTGCCCACTCACCCGGCCGGTCCCGTGTTAGGCAGATACTGTGAGAATACTACAACTGGTGAAATCCGTGTCGGAGATCCTGTTTACATCATTAGACGTCGTCAATCCACAGCTTAAATACAAATCACTAGTCATTCTATTTTTGTTGTTAAAACGTGGACAAATAAGTAAATATTGAAGGGAAAATATGCATTGTTTTCCTCTTTTGcgttgaattttcaaattgttctcACACAAGATCATGCTTACATCATTGCGTGGTTTAAATATTTGAGGCGCAACCATAATGGCAGGATTGACGATTGAATGGAAAGGAAGGATATCTTCAGCAAATGTTTTGAGGAAAAAATGCTAACATAAGACTTGTTGAATTCACGTGTGGTTTTTATTAAAAAGATAAGAACACATCTAGATTATACATCGAACTAATAAACGGTTTTACATGATTCcgttgaaaattcaaatatttgaatacagTGGACCTGAGCAGGAGTCGTTAAAGCTTACGTTACACACGAATTATTCAGGAACAAAACGACGCATTGAAGTCATATCCACTAAAATATGCAACTCAAGTAGTATCTAAATCTACTGTCATAATCAACATTTTAgttctggattttcattttttctgcgtctaaaaaatcaaaatatatacaaaaacgtcttttctaagTAAGTGTAAGTGATGACTGTTTAACATCCGCTACAGCCTGGTTTCGTGACGTCACGCACCGGCGTCGACGCGTTCAATTTGATCGTGTTTTTATTTGTATCCGGGATATTTGTGCCTAATCGATCTTTAATTTCTCTGGCCATCGTGAAAAATGCTTCCGAAATATTCTTGGAATCTTTCGCGCTCGTCTCTAGGAATGGGATTTCTAATTTTTCGGATAAATCCTGTGAATATTAAAATGAAGTATTAGAGCCAAATCAGAGAAAGTTGATACCAGTAAAACCCGCTGCTTGAGTCGTCGTAGTTGTGACGAtcattagccgcgatcacacgaggacgatttggcccgggccaaattggcaccgaTCAGGCtctggccaaatttggcccgtgcctaattagagagcgcgttcacacgcaaaccattcactcgatactagataatgctcaaacaaaccgaagtggatcatttccggtgccagttgcaattcaaacgcaatcatttgtctggtgctaaaattaggctcgggcctggtccgacgtttttggtcgggc
It includes:
- the LOC141915278 gene encoding uncharacterized protein LOC141915278, with translation MAFNAASAESFYDYDYIFKILLIGDSGVGKSCMLIRFADDTFTDSFICTIGVDFKIRTIEMDGKKIKLQLWDTAGQERFKNIVASYYKGADGIFLVYDITDGVTFDNVKGWLNEIAVNSRKTVSTILIGNKADLSHKRVVDFDTGRDLSEKLEIPFLETSAKDSKNISEAFFTMAREIKDRLGTNIPDTNKNTIKLNASTPVRDVTKPGCSGCRKSTKGKERKLKRKEENAKLQASLKIVDDANQIDDPMKFFLPFKKYERNELQVSIESKKVCDLSKDDVQWAFKLLKDNMQSLYEDSEWGWKDKEKYEEMTEDKAWYLIARSEDKPVGFVHFRFDLEEGDEVLYCYEIQLEKSFRGKGLGKFLMLILELLAHKTQMKKVMLTTFKHNPDGLKFFKEKLNYKVDEISPEDFVYDIACTYEILSKAIVKKSLKPNNSSVSSSTSHVHSCCAHGSCH
- the LOC141914862 gene encoding uncharacterized protein LOC141914862; translated protein: MAASCLGAFGAYKYAYSSYKNGLNNYESNNAAPKHSDTVWVNKRYIPTDLRSTAPVARHKPLAPPLEALPRPAGYWIPPSDASLRAYDRGVTLHISSPATRCEEWSTLRQIYPSRGHAQKSAPPSWGTGQGLPPSMSAFPPTTRFPHINSPMTRYVDDMHSSNRLFKLH
- the LOC141914183 gene encoding mitochondrial amidoxime-reducing component 1-like isoform X1 codes for the protein MGDVNIFLSLLAGSLVKAAMMMWAQGHPVRKRDWEKVGTVSELFVHPLKSGRGWSVTEAQVESIGLRYNGVLDRFYLLTNSEYRRLNIRMEPTMALIEASIHGDDVHFDAPGMNTLILPKHIKPTTENQFECTIKDKLHRGIDCGLEAGLWFSTYLKRENLKFIIPDKMLNEIRPFSNFYFINPQMVLCQSSVDDLNSRLENYETTVREFRPNVVITGPSAYSEDDWEEMQIGDIHYKMTEPCLRCLITTVKAETGVRNPTIEPLKTLRKYRMLPTHPAGPVLGRYCENTTTGEIRVGDPVYIIRRRQSTA
- the LOC141914183 gene encoding mitochondrial amidoxime-reducing component 1-like isoform X2; the encoded protein is MYLSGRLMFYLLTNSEYRRLNIRMEPTMALIEASIHGDDVHFDAPGMNTLILPKHIKPTTENQFECTIKDKLHRGIDCGLEAGLWFSTYLKRENLKFIIPDKMLNEIRPFSNFYFINPQMVLCQSSVDDLNSRLENYETTVREFRPNVVITGPSAYSEDDWEEMQIGDIHYKMTEPCLRCLITTVKAETGVRNPTIEPLKTLRKYRMLPTHPAGPVLGRYCENTTTGEIRVGDPVYIIRRRQSTA
- the LOC141912566 gene encoding WD repeat-containing protein 74-like isoform X1 yields the protein MAAPMNLIVGSEIGLLKGINAQKKTFQNLNDIKHVDRNHEICVMCWADSEQDEVNIGLKNHTVKTYSCESGVLNNQFKLVNVEGRLRGLARIESDFVTCTENGPLQLQNNTGDKKLEITVGENIWCMQQNSSTPNHIATGGKENDLKIWDLEKPEQPIFRAKNVRDDWLCLRVPIWVMGAQFIPDSEKIVTSTGHHQVRVYDPSTPRRRPVIDMQYDEYPLTAMSLTSNSNQIVVGNTQGSMALLDIRQGKMVHKFKGFAGGIRCIKCHPTLPYIASCGLDRFLRIHEMNSKKLIRKIYLKSRLNSMVMKSDNWGKLLDQSEMLEESKTDEKEDETSKSTDDDEEAEDDIDDEKLWDNMEVVTETNRKRKSNLEAKSENRTKSLRKRKTAS
- the LOC141912566 gene encoding WD repeat-containing protein 74-like isoform X2, which encodes MAAPMNLIVGSEIGLLKGINAQKKTFQNLNDIKHVDRNHEICVMCWADSEQDEVNIGLKNHTVKTYSCESGVLNNQFKLVNVEGRLRGLARIESDFVTCTENGPLQLQNNTGDKKLEITVGENIWCMQQNSSTPNHIATGGKENDLKIWDLEKPEQPIFRAKNVRDDWLCLRVPIWVMGAQFIPDSEKIVTSTGHHQVRVYDPSTPRRRPVIDMQYDEYPLTAMSLTSNSNQIVVGNTQGSMALLDIRQGKMVHKFKGFAGGIRCIKCHPTLPYIASCGLDRFLRIHEMNSKKLIRKIYLKSRLNSMVMKSDNWDEKEDETSKSTDDDEEAEDDIDDEKLWDNMEVVTETNRKRKSNLEAKSENRTKSLRKRKTAS